The following are from one region of the Candidatus Krumholzibacteriia bacterium genome:
- a CDS encoding oligosaccharide flippase family protein, which translates to MATVTAQPLESPRMFGGDPVRRQLRGSSLLLLGRFLSRGINFFSQLLIVHTLTTQSFGAFAYGLAVVAFWDGLSSFGLNKSITRFVPIYHERGDHARVRGAILLVLAGIACTSLIAIATVYLAPGLLSRMVRERGPLDLLLILIFLVPVDALDEFLLGLFACFARPKAIFFRKHVLAPSLKLGVVVLLVLLHADAHFLARGYVTASIVGVSIYSLLFLRLFRRQGLLGARGDGVSIPAREMFAFTLPLLSTNLVPMVMHSIATLILGYYHQSTEVAMYRVVLPAAQLNNIVVASFGILFTPIAARLFARGDREGMRALYWRSTVWMAVLSFPVFALTFSCARGLTTTLYGDRYASSWPILQMVSGAYYFSAALGNNDLPLRVVGKLRYIVTINVLAILASIVLTFALVPRFGAMGTGIATAGALLLHNVLKQWGLRAAGIGFFEWRYLPVYIVIVIGALGLFLAQLVIDNFFILLPAAALVSFLVLAFTKHELAIKDTFPELLKLPIVGAFLRAENPVQPWRSR; encoded by the coding sequence ATGGCCACGGTGACCGCACAACCTCTAGAGAGCCCCCGCATGTTCGGCGGCGATCCGGTGCGCCGGCAGCTCCGCGGCTCGAGCCTGCTGCTGCTCGGCCGCTTCCTTTCCCGGGGCATCAACTTCTTCTCCCAGCTCCTCATCGTGCATACCCTCACGACGCAGTCCTTCGGCGCCTTCGCCTACGGCCTGGCGGTGGTGGCCTTCTGGGATGGGCTGTCTTCCTTCGGGCTCAACAAGTCCATCACCCGCTTCGTGCCCATCTACCACGAACGCGGCGACCACGCCCGCGTCCGCGGCGCCATACTCCTCGTGCTCGCCGGCATCGCCTGCACCAGTCTGATCGCGATCGCCACGGTGTACCTGGCGCCGGGCCTGCTCTCCCGCATGGTGCGGGAAAGAGGTCCTCTCGACCTGCTGCTGATCCTGATCTTCCTGGTCCCCGTGGATGCCCTGGACGAGTTCCTGCTCGGGCTCTTCGCCTGCTTCGCCCGCCCCAAGGCGATCTTCTTCCGCAAACACGTCTTGGCGCCCTCGCTGAAGCTCGGCGTCGTGGTTCTCCTGGTGCTGCTGCACGCGGACGCTCATTTCCTGGCCCGGGGATACGTGACCGCCAGCATCGTGGGCGTCAGCATCTACTCGCTCCTCTTCCTGCGACTCTTCCGCCGCCAAGGCCTCCTGGGGGCGCGGGGAGACGGGGTGTCCATCCCGGCCCGCGAGATGTTCGCCTTCACCTTGCCGCTGCTCAGCACCAACCTCGTACCCATGGTGATGCACTCGATCGCCACGCTGATCCTGGGCTACTACCACCAGAGCACCGAAGTGGCCATGTACCGCGTCGTCCTGCCGGCAGCGCAGCTCAACAACATCGTGGTCGCCAGCTTCGGAATACTGTTCACCCCGATCGCGGCGCGACTCTTCGCCCGCGGCGACCGCGAGGGCATGCGCGCTCTCTACTGGCGGAGCACCGTCTGGATGGCGGTGCTTTCCTTCCCCGTCTTCGCCTTGACCTTCTCTTGTGCGCGCGGGCTGACCACGACGTTGTACGGCGACCGCTACGCCAGTTCCTGGCCGATCCTGCAGATGGTCTCCGGCGCCTACTACTTCAGCGCCGCGCTGGGGAACAACGATCTCCCCCTGCGTGTGGTGGGCAAGCTGCGTTACATCGTGACGATCAATGTCCTGGCGATCCTGGCCAGCATCGTCCTCACCTTCGCGCTGGTGCCGCGGTTCGGCGCCATGGGTACCGGCATCGCCACCGCCGGCGCTCTCCTCTTGCACAATGTGCTCAAGCAATGGGGACTGCGTGCCGCCGGGATCGGTTTCTTCGAGTGGCGCTACCTGCCGGTGTACATCGTCATCGTGATCGGCGCCCTCGGACTCTTCCTGGCGCAGCTCGTCATCGACAACTTCTTCATCCTGCTGCCGGCGGCGGCCTTGGTTTCCTTCCTGGTGCTCGCGTTCACCAAGCACGAGCTGGCCATCAAGGACACCTTCCCGGAACTGTTGAAGCTTCCCATCGTGGGCGCGTTCCTGCGCGCCGAGAACCCCGTCCAACCCTGGAGATCACGGTGA
- a CDS encoding HAD family hydrolase has product MTTRCVFLARDGTINREVHHLRRLEELELLEGAPEGIRLLNRAGWRVIVVTNQAAVARGLLSEERLGEIHQELQAMLAREGAYVDAIYYCPHHPTEGFGRYRLECTCRKPQPGSIQRAARELGLDLAQSYCIGDKRSDLEAGRTAGCHTILVRTGYGVATAAQLDGESIRPDYIATNLLEAAQWILA; this is encoded by the coding sequence TTGACGACGCGCTGCGTTTTCCTCGCCCGCGACGGCACCATCAATCGCGAGGTGCATCACTTGCGGCGATTGGAAGAATTGGAACTCCTGGAGGGGGCGCCGGAAGGCATCCGGCTGCTGAACCGCGCCGGCTGGCGGGTGATCGTGGTCACCAACCAGGCGGCCGTCGCCCGCGGCCTGCTTTCGGAGGAGCGCCTGGGGGAGATCCATCAGGAGCTGCAAGCCATGCTCGCCCGTGAGGGAGCTTACGTGGACGCCATCTACTACTGCCCGCACCACCCCACCGAGGGCTTCGGCCGCTACCGGCTCGAGTGCACCTGCCGTAAACCACAACCAGGATCGATCCAGCGCGCCGCCCGCGAGCTGGGCCTCGACCTGGCGCAGTCGTATTGCATCGGGGACAAACGCAGCGATCTGGAAGCAGGTCGTACGGCGGGCTGTCACACCATCCTGGTCCGCACCGGTTACGGAGTCGCCACCGCCGCCCAACTCGACGGCGAATCCATCCGGCCCGATTACATCGCCACCAATCTACTGGAGGCAGCACAATGGATCTTGGCATGA
- a CDS encoding right-handed parallel beta-helix repeat-containing protein, with translation MKWLQHARQALPLRQLRRHLGLRPRLLLSLVLVTFLALAASRVLLHLPKSMLAVAAGLFLLCCAVFALVGRHLQGSLAFRIAGLYLTWVGLAATLFWAAFHLDRSRWFYYEVTGFDISHSEEKSHLADVPVRAFLAYNKSFMLDPEAPENLLLPRGEHVFDHTVVVPRSTRLRIEAGAVLRFADGAALISYSPVFAQGNESAPILFTSHSHLRKWGAVGIVGGGLSVFEHVRFENGRQARVNGTDFFGTLSLIGADVEIRNAEFLHLRGKDGVYVRGGRVQIHDNLFEDVRKDGLDLDSSSGSVSGNRFVDCGDEGIDVGQAGALEITGNVILDSRGGSIEADSALEQIKGSNTLGYSRH, from the coding sequence ATGAAGTGGCTGCAGCACGCGAGGCAGGCGCTGCCGTTGCGGCAGCTCCGCCGTCACCTGGGCTTGAGGCCCCGACTCCTGCTGAGCCTGGTCCTGGTGACATTCCTCGCCCTGGCGGCGAGCCGGGTCTTGCTCCACCTGCCCAAGTCCATGCTCGCCGTCGCCGCCGGGCTCTTCTTGCTCTGCTGCGCCGTCTTTGCCCTCGTGGGCCGGCACCTGCAGGGATCCCTGGCCTTCCGCATCGCCGGCCTCTACCTGACCTGGGTCGGTCTGGCAGCGACATTGTTCTGGGCCGCCTTCCACCTGGATCGCTCGCGCTGGTTCTACTACGAGGTCACGGGTTTCGACATCTCCCATTCCGAGGAGAAGTCCCACCTCGCCGACGTGCCGGTGCGGGCCTTCCTGGCCTACAACAAGAGCTTCATGCTCGACCCGGAAGCGCCGGAGAACCTCCTCTTGCCCCGAGGCGAGCATGTCTTCGATCACACCGTGGTGGTGCCTCGCTCCACCCGGCTCCGCATCGAAGCGGGAGCGGTGCTGCGCTTCGCCGACGGCGCAGCCCTGATCTCCTACAGCCCGGTCTTCGCCCAGGGCAACGAGAGCGCGCCGATCCTGTTCACCTCCCACAGCCACCTCCGCAAGTGGGGAGCCGTCGGCATCGTCGGCGGCGGCTTGTCTGTCTTCGAACACGTGCGTTTCGAGAACGGCCGGCAGGCGCGGGTGAACGGCACCGATTTCTTCGGGACCTTGTCTCTCATCGGCGCCGACGTGGAGATCCGCAATGCCGAGTTCCTCCATCTCCGCGGCAAGGACGGCGTCTACGTGCGCGGGGGTCGCGTCCAGATCCACGACAACCTCTTCGAGGACGTGCGCAAGGATGGACTCGATCTGGACTCGAGCAGCGGTTCGGTGAGCGGCAATCGCTTCGTCGACTGCGGCGACGAAGGCATCGACGTGGGCCAGGCCGGCGCCCTGGAAATCACCGGCAACGTCATCCTGGATTCCCGCGGCGGCAGCATCGAAGCCGACAGCGCGCTGGAACAAATCAAAGGCAGCAATACCCTGGGCTACAGCCGCCACTGA
- a CDS encoding aminoglycoside phosphotransferase family protein: MRALARSILAHWDEATVGRPVPHTLDCLLRASRFRASRNVIFLVFADGSPEPVLLAKTPRVQDDLAALEREVANLEKLSSLRPAGLGSVPRVVSYRDWQDSKLLLETFVPGRPLSPALVRKSQPCVDSVMRWVTELHFASRAFVTGPSGSVRKNLENSLGRLAALFPASVELRQMLDRTHEFAEPLATHVLPRVFEHGELGARNILVDSDGQVGVVGWELADATGLPATDVFFFLTDVAFARADATTTGKYVETLESAFIGSPAWARPYVLDYAKAVGLSPRSLRPLFLLTWVRTVANLATRMQREGNPDQRGSQTQLQWLMANPYFGLWRFALEHWKELDL, encoded by the coding sequence ATGAGGGCGCTGGCACGCAGTATCCTCGCGCACTGGGACGAGGCCACCGTGGGGCGGCCCGTCCCGCACACCCTGGATTGCCTGTTGCGGGCGTCGCGCTTCCGCGCCTCCCGGAACGTCATCTTCCTCGTCTTCGCCGATGGCAGCCCGGAACCGGTGCTGCTCGCCAAGACGCCGCGTGTGCAGGACGACCTCGCCGCCCTGGAGCGCGAGGTCGCGAACTTGGAGAAGCTGTCGTCGCTCCGGCCCGCCGGCCTGGGCTCGGTGCCGCGCGTCGTCTCCTATCGCGACTGGCAGGACTCCAAGCTGCTGCTCGAAACCTTCGTGCCCGGGCGCCCACTGTCACCGGCCCTGGTGCGCAAGTCGCAACCCTGCGTCGACAGCGTCATGCGCTGGGTCACGGAGCTGCACTTCGCCTCGCGCGCTTTCGTCACCGGCCCCTCGGGATCGGTGCGCAAGAACCTGGAGAACAGCCTGGGGCGGCTGGCGGCGCTCTTTCCCGCCTCGGTGGAGCTCCGGCAGATGCTGGACCGGACCCACGAGTTCGCCGAGCCCCTGGCCACGCACGTGTTGCCCCGCGTCTTCGAGCACGGGGAACTGGGGGCGCGGAACATCCTCGTCGACAGCGACGGACAGGTGGGGGTGGTGGGCTGGGAGCTGGCCGATGCCACCGGGCTCCCGGCCACGGACGTCTTCTTCTTTCTCACCGATGTCGCCTTCGCGCGCGCCGACGCCACCACGACCGGGAAGTACGTCGAGACCCTCGAGAGCGCTTTCATCGGTTCCCCCGCCTGGGCGCGACCCTACGTGCTGGACTATGCCAAGGCGGTCGGGCTGTCGCCACGGAGCCTGCGGCCGCTCTTCCTGCTCACCTGGGTGCGTACCGTGGCCAACCTGGCGACTCGAATGCAGCGCGAGGGCAACCCGGACCAGCGGGGCTCGCAGACGCAGCTGCAGTGGTTGATGGCGAACCCATACTTCGGTCTGTGGAGATTCGCCCTGGAACACTGGAAGGAACTCGACCTGTGA
- a CDS encoding ATP-grasp domain-containing protein, translated as MRKPEQRPATILVTDAGRSSAIAVLRSLGRAGYRVLAVDSDPRSLGFRSRYVHASFVVPSPREAPEEFTAALLRLVLTHGVDLVIPVTDLAIQPLAAARGDFAGKTTLAMPDDARLRLVTDKGSTLAVAASLGIPVPETRAVHTVGEALAAGNDWGWPLVLKPHASNKLDPARGIESFQVTYAESPAEVQRRLGRLSGRCDVLLQRYCPGEGYGIELLTSRGRPLAAFAHRRRRELPLSGGASSYRESIALDPQLLDWSVALLRALEWTGLAMVEFKVGPGGPRLMEVNGRIWGSLPLAVASGVDFPALLAKLALEGETAVVPHLASDYRLGLRCRDLQRDLLWIAAVLAQQRRHEFFPLPSRARALRALLGMLNPRHRFDLLVWDDPLPGLAELPRLLPRLWEKSRAPRTNP; from the coding sequence ATGCGCAAGCCTGAACAAAGGCCGGCCACCATATTGGTCACCGACGCCGGACGCAGCAGCGCCATCGCCGTGTTGCGCTCCCTGGGCCGTGCCGGCTATCGCGTCCTGGCGGTGGACAGCGACCCTCGCAGCCTGGGCTTCCGCTCGCGCTACGTCCACGCTTCCTTCGTGGTGCCGTCGCCGCGGGAGGCACCGGAGGAATTCACCGCCGCCCTGCTGCGTCTTGTCCTCACTCATGGCGTCGATCTGGTGATTCCGGTCACCGATCTGGCGATCCAGCCGCTGGCAGCGGCGCGGGGCGACTTCGCCGGCAAGACGACGCTGGCCATGCCCGACGACGCGAGGCTGCGACTGGTGACCGACAAGGGCAGCACTCTGGCTGTCGCTGCCTCCCTCGGCATCCCGGTACCGGAGACACGGGCCGTACACACGGTGGGAGAGGCTCTGGCGGCGGGCAACGATTGGGGCTGGCCGCTGGTGCTCAAGCCGCACGCCTCCAACAAGCTCGACCCCGCCCGCGGCATCGAGTCCTTCCAGGTGACCTACGCCGAGAGCCCAGCAGAGGTGCAGCGGCGGCTCGGGCGGCTCTCCGGCCGTTGCGACGTGCTCCTGCAACGCTATTGCCCCGGCGAGGGCTATGGCATCGAGCTCCTCACCAGCCGCGGCCGCCCGCTTGCCGCCTTCGCCCATCGACGCCGGCGCGAGCTCCCTCTCTCCGGCGGTGCGAGCTCCTATCGCGAGAGCATCGCTCTCGATCCGCAGCTCCTCGACTGGTCTGTCGCCCTGTTGCGGGCGCTCGAATGGACCGGCCTCGCGATGGTGGAGTTCAAGGTAGGGCCCGGAGGACCGCGCTTGATGGAAGTGAACGGCCGCATCTGGGGCTCGTTGCCCTTGGCGGTGGCGAGCGGGGTGGATTTCCCCGCCCTCCTCGCCAAACTGGCTCTGGAAGGCGAGACGGCGGTCGTGCCGCACCTGGCCAGCGACTACCGCCTCGGGCTCCGCTGCCGGGACCTGCAGCGGGACCTGTTGTGGATCGCGGCGGTGCTGGCGCAGCAACGGCGGCACGAGTTCTTCCCCTTGCCGTCCCGCGCTCGCGCGCTGCGCGCCTTGCTCGGCATGCTGAACCCGCGGCACCGCTTCGACCTGCTGGTCTGGGACGACCCCCTGCCCGGCCTCGCCGAGCTGCCCCGCTTGCTGCCGCGGCTCTGGGAGAAGAGCCGGGCGCCACGAACGAACCCCTGA
- a CDS encoding AAA family ATPase, whose amino-acid sequence MFTVALIGPDGVGKTTIARRLEREFPRPLKYLYMGDNVETSNVMLPTTRWWKQRQLRRQRARSTTKMPTVSVATPPAAKPASKKGLLALPAHCTRRLLHPLRKSLGLANRICEQSYREMVALWYARRGIIVLFDRHFVLDYYHFDIDPQAASRSFKRRLHGFLLRHLSRTPDLVVCLDAPGDVVFRRKGEFSPEFLEKRRLQYREFAHLVEHFELVDANRDLELVVHDVGRVIAGFQAHGQHGGGRNAHAQA is encoded by the coding sequence ATGTTCACCGTGGCCCTCATCGGACCGGATGGCGTCGGCAAGACGACCATTGCACGGCGCCTGGAGCGGGAGTTTCCCCGGCCCCTCAAGTACCTCTACATGGGGGACAACGTGGAGACCTCCAATGTCATGCTGCCGACCACGCGCTGGTGGAAACAGCGGCAGCTCCGCCGCCAGCGGGCCCGGTCCACGACCAAGATGCCGACCGTGTCGGTGGCGACGCCGCCCGCAGCAAAGCCTGCCAGCAAGAAGGGCCTCCTGGCCCTGCCGGCGCACTGCACCCGCCGTCTGCTGCATCCGTTGCGCAAGAGCCTGGGCTTGGCCAATCGCATCTGCGAGCAAAGCTATCGCGAGATGGTGGCGCTCTGGTATGCCCGGCGCGGCATCATCGTGCTCTTCGACCGGCATTTCGTCCTGGACTACTACCATTTCGACATCGATCCGCAGGCCGCGTCGCGGAGTTTCAAACGCCGGCTGCACGGCTTCCTGCTGCGCCACTTGAGCCGCACTCCCGATCTCGTCGTCTGTCTCGACGCACCGGGCGACGTCGTCTTTCGCCGCAAGGGCGAGTTCTCCCCCGAGTTCCTCGAGAAACGCCGCTTGCAATACCGCGAGTTCGCCCACCTGGTGGAGCACTTCGAGCTGGTGGACGCGAACCGCGATCTCGAGCTCGTGGTGCACGACGTCGGCCGCGTCATCGCCGGCTTCCAGGCCCACGGGCAGCATGGAGGCGGGAGAAATGCTCATGCGCAAGCCTGA
- a CDS encoding glycosyltransferase yields the protein MRILHLVPSIQHPALVGPTRHYHFGRELAARHHLTLLAPAHRDLPATVMQELGATMERILLCRIPFGGPAPVHRLGGRRSRAVLEAMYETFHDLLQRETYDLVLLQGKHFYPLLADCPLPVVVDFGEAASLRLRTKMRFAPWPRKPPLWLRYRHTLHVETRLARLTPHIAFTAPRDRDWILGPESQAAILPNGVDPRFWSRRHGSPMGPPCVVFAGVMSHPPNEDAALHLVEDIVPIMRRALPDLEVFIVGRDPSRRLRAAARRSVGVRVTGYVEDMRPYFDRAALYVAPLRQSPGLQNKILEALAMQVPVVASPVVLEDLRLHGAEPPVVTVGDLAAFAEAAVQWLRQPEERRQLGLQGRRYVESHFSWRRSAAVLERLCLHAAAATGAPAPLRGFARTLEEATS from the coding sequence ATGCGCATCCTGCACCTGGTTCCCTCGATCCAACACCCGGCGTTGGTCGGCCCCACCCGGCACTACCATTTCGGGCGCGAGCTCGCCGCGCGCCACCACCTCACACTCCTGGCCCCGGCGCACCGCGACCTCCCGGCCACCGTGATGCAGGAGCTGGGTGCCACCATGGAGAGAATCCTCCTCTGTCGCATCCCCTTCGGGGGCCCGGCACCGGTCCACCGGCTGGGAGGAAGGCGCAGCCGCGCCGTCCTCGAAGCCATGTACGAGACCTTCCATGACTTGCTGCAGCGTGAGACCTACGATCTGGTTCTCCTGCAAGGCAAGCACTTCTACCCGTTGCTCGCGGATTGCCCGCTCCCCGTGGTCGTCGACTTCGGCGAGGCCGCCTCCTTGCGTCTCCGCACCAAGATGCGCTTCGCTCCGTGGCCACGGAAGCCGCCGCTCTGGCTGCGCTATCGCCACACCCTCCATGTCGAGACCCGTCTGGCGCGGCTGACGCCCCACATCGCCTTCACCGCGCCGCGGGACCGCGACTGGATCCTGGGTCCGGAGAGCCAGGCGGCGATCCTGCCGAACGGTGTCGACCCGCGTTTCTGGAGCCGGCGCCACGGCTCCCCCATGGGGCCGCCTTGCGTCGTGTTCGCCGGAGTGATGAGCCATCCGCCGAACGAGGATGCGGCGCTGCATCTGGTCGAGGACATCGTCCCCATCATGCGCCGCGCCCTTCCGGATCTGGAGGTCTTCATCGTCGGCCGCGACCCTTCGCGCCGCCTGCGCGCCGCAGCCCGCCGCAGCGTGGGCGTCCGGGTCACGGGCTACGTGGAAGATATGCGGCCCTACTTCGATCGCGCCGCGCTCTACGTGGCGCCGCTGCGGCAATCTCCGGGACTGCAGAACAAGATTCTCGAGGCCCTGGCCATGCAGGTCCCGGTGGTCGCCTCACCGGTGGTGCTCGAGGATCTGCGCCTCCACGGCGCCGAGCCTCCGGTGGTCACGGTCGGGGACCTGGCGGCCTTCGCCGAAGCCGCGGTGCAGTGGTTGCGCCAGCCCGAGGAACGCCGGCAGCTCGGACTGCAGGGCCGGCGCTACGTGGAGAGTCATTTCAGCTGGCGCCGCTCGGCGGCGGTGCTGGAACGCTTGTGCCTGCATGCTGCGGCTGCGACCGGCGCCCCGGCCCCTCTGCGGGGCTTCGCTCGCACCCTCGAGGAGGCGACCTCGTGA